GACAACCGCTCGATTTCTACCGGCTTGCGCGATATTTGCAGTTCGCTCATCTGCGCCATAAAAATCAACGTGCTAATGCCAAAGCCAATCAAAATAGCCTGTGTCAGGTCCAGCACCACCGTCGCCACCAATGTAATGGCAAAGGCGATGATGGCGTGGCGCAGGCGGTGGCTGAAGTAGAAGCGGATGGTATGCCACTCGTTCATGCGCCAGGCGGTCACAATGAGTACGCCGGCCAGCGCCGCCAGGGGAACCTGCCGGATGATGCCGGCCAGCAGCAGCGCCGCCAATAGCAAAACAACGCCATGCAAAATGGGGACCACGCGCGTGACGCCGCCACTTTTGATGTTGACGCTGGTGCGGGCGATGGCCGCCGTAGCCGGCACGCCGCCAAACAGGGGAATGAGCATATTGCCCACGCCCTGGGCGATCAGTTCCAGGTTATTGTTCAGCCGAATGCCGGTCATGTTGCCGGCCACAGCGCCGCAGAGCAGGCTTTCGATGGCTCCCAAAGCAGCAATAGACATGGCGGGCACAATCAAATTGTTTAGATCCGACCAGGGAATTTCGGTGAGGCTGAGCCGGTTCTCCAACAAGATGGTGCGCGGCACGGCGCCAATCACCGGAACCGGCCAATGGGCGACGACGACGATCAGGGTCGCCAAGATAATGCCCACCAGCGAACCGGGCACGCGCTGGCCGAACTTGAAACGAGGCCAGACAACCATGGTGGCGATGACCAACAGGGCCAGGAAGACAGCCTCTGGGTTAGGCGCAATACCGTTTTCCGCGTAATAGCGCAGCTTTTCGATGACGTTTTCCGCCGCCGGGGTTTTGATGCCCAGGAAGTTGTCTAGCTGCCCCAGGGCGATGATGATGGCAATGCCGCTGGTGAAACCGGAGATGACCGGGCTGGGGATGAGGGCGACGACGCGCCCCAGGCGAAAAATACCCAGGAGGGTCATCATGATCCCGGCCAGGAGCGCTGCCACCCACATGCCTTGCAGCCCATAGCGGCTGACCAACACAATGAGCACCGCCGACATGGCGCCGGTGGGGCCGGAAATCTGGTAAGGTGCGCCGCTCAATAAGCCAATGACGACGCCAGCGAGTACGGCCGTTACCAATCCCGCCGCTGCATCTGCCCCCGAAGCCACACCAAAAGCCAGCGCCAATGGCAGGGCCACGGCCGCTACCGTGATACCGGCCAACACGTCTTTTTGCAGTGTGGATCGGTTGTACCCGGCAAACTCGCGCCGCCACATACGCGGCCACTCTTGAACCATCATGAGAACACCTCTATTAGATTAGATTTTTGGCGTCCGGCACGCTGTCCAAAAAAAAGACATACCAGAGGTATGTCGTCTCGGTGACAAATTGGGCATCTGTCGGTTCGTCGTGGCGCTCATTTTATGACCATCTGGCGCGAAGGGCAACAGATTCAGGCGTCATTATGGATTGACGATTGACGATTTGGGCAATTGACAATTGGCGATTGGCCCGTTAGTTCCGGCATTCTTCGCACAGACCGTAAAACTCTAGCAAGTGTCCCTGCACATCAAAACGGAAGCGCTGGCCGACCACTTTTTCGATTTCCGCCAACACGCAGTCATCAAACTCAATGACTTTGTCGCACGCGCCGCAGATGAGATGGTGATGATGGCCGTGATGCAACAAGACAAAATGGGCCGCGCCGGTACCCTGGTAAATAGGGCGAATGAGGTTGAGTTGGCACAACAAATCGAGCGTGCGGTACACCGTCATGCGGCCAACGTTGGGGGAATCTTGATGCACACGCTCTACCAGATCGTCGGCGGAGATGTGACCGCCGCAGGCAACCAGCGCTGCGAGAATGGCCTGCCGCGAGGCAGTGAGCCGATAACCATGTGCGGTAAGCGCCGCACTGAGCCGGGTGAGTTGATCTTCCATTGTTCCCATTCTAACCGGATTGAGAGTTCTTATCAAAAGGTGCAAAAAGCCGGGCGAACCGACATGACAAATCCCTTTACGAACCGGCCGCAACCAGATGCTTGACGGTGGCAACCAGGTCCTTGCTTTTCACCAGGGTTTCGCCGACGAGAATGGCGTCCACGCCAATGCGGCGCATGGCGTGGACATCAACGGCCGTTTTAATCCCACTCTCCGCCACCACGACCACGTCTTCGGGGATGCGCTGGCGCAGCCGGGCGGTGTTGGCAAAATCCACCTCGAAGGTCTGCAAGTTGCGGTTGTTGACGCCGATGATTCGTGGCTTCACCGCCAGCGCTTTTTCCAGTTCCGCCTCGGTATGCACTTCCACCAGAGCACTCATGCCCAGTTGCTGCGCCAGATGCAGCAAGTCGCGCAGCTCATTTTCGCCGAGAACGGCCGTAATCAACAAAATCGCGTCGGCGCCGGCGGCCCGCGCCTCATACACCTGATAGGGGTGGAAGATGAAATCTTTGCGCAGCACCGGGATTTTCTGCGAGCCAACCGATTGGCGCACATCGCGCAGATGCTCCAGCGAACCTTGAAAGTGACGGCCGTCGGTCAATACAGAAATCGCGCTGGCCCCACCCTGCACGTAGGCCCGCGCCAACTGCACCGGATTGTATTTGGCGACCAACAGTCCTTTGCTGGGCGACGCTTTTTTGCATTCGGCGATTAAGGACACGCCGGGCTTGCGCAGCGCGGCGTAGAAATCGTTGGGTGGTGGCGCGGTGTTGGCGAACGCCCGCACATTTTCCAGCGGCGTTTCGCGCATTATTTTCGGCAGGTTTTCCCGATGAAAGGTCATTATTTCGTCAAGAATAGTCCCGCGACGTTTGGCTAAGTTGGTAACGCTCATAGGAAGCTGTTGGTTGTCTTAATCCAGGATTGTAAGGCGGCCAGGGCACGGCCGTTAGCAATAGAATTACGCGCTTTTTCCAGTCCGGCCATCAGGTTATCATCCGCCACACTGAGGGCGGCGGCGGCATTCAGCAGCACAATGTCGCGGCGCGGCCCCTGGTCTTGCCCACTAAGAATGTCGTAGGTGATTTGGGCATTGTCCTGCGGCGCGCCGCCCAATAGATCGGCCATCGTCGCCCGCGCCAGACCCAGGTCACGCGGATCTAGTTCACGGGTACGCACAATCCCATCTCTTAAATAGCTGACGCGATTCACGCCCGTCGTCGAAAGTTCGTCTAATCCATCCGCGCCGTGAACCACATAAGCGGCCTGGCTGCCCAATTTAGCCAGCACGGCCGCCAGCGGTTCTGTCAGCGCCGGGCTGTAAACGCCGATCAGTTGGTGCGTCGCTCCGGCGGGATTGGTCAGCGGCCCCAGGAGGTTAAAGACAGTGCGCTGCCCCATCTCCCGGCGCGGCCCGATGGCGAAGCGCATGGCCGGATGGTGGTGGATGGCATACAAAAAGCCGATGCCCACCTCGGCTATGCAGGCAGCCACCTGCGCCGGGGCAAGGTCCAGATTGCCGCCCAGAGCCAGCAGCACGTCGGCCGAGCCGGATTGGCTGCTGGCGGCGCGATTGCCATGTTTGGCGACCTTCACCCCGGCCCCGGCGACAACAAATGCGGCCGTGGTGGAGATGTTGAAGGTGTGTTTGCCGTCGCCGCCAGTGCCGCAGGTATCCACGACCATCTCGCCGGGCAGCAGGCCAGGCACGGCCACCGCGACGACATGGGCGCGCATGGATTGGGCGCTGCCGGCGATTTCGTCCACCGTTTCGCCTTTCATGCGCAGGGCCGTCAGGTAGCTGCCGATTTGCGCCGGGGTGGCTTCGCCGTTCATGATGACGTTCATGGCTTCTTCTGCCTGGTTGAAGGCGAGGTGACGGCCGTTAATCACTTCGGCAATGGCTTCTTTTAAGGGCATGTCGTTTTTCCTGACTACTTTTCGCCAGATTCTTTGGCGGGTGAGCAATACGCCGGTGATCTCAGGGGCTAAAGCACTTTGGTCACTTGCAGCCAGTTGCTGTCGTTGACGGCCGTAATCGCCTCGGCCGACCCCATCACCACCACCAGACCATGCTGGCTGACCTGGGCCAATACCTCGCCAAATTCGCGGAAGTTGACGGCCGTTGTCGCCAGGATTTCGTCGCGGTACTGCTGACGCGCCTCATCGGTGCGGCCGATGAGGTGGCGCTGAAGCGAAGTAAAGCCTTTGGCGTCCGGCAGTTGGTAGGCGTCCATCGAACCAATCGCGCCGATGATAGATTTGACCAGCTCGGCATCGTTCAGGTCCAGGTTGCGCAAAAAGTCGCTGGTATGGTCATAATTTTCCAACGTTTGCAGCAGATTCGGGTCGCGGTAAGAAAGATAGGTGTAAACGCCGGAATCCATGTCGAAGGAGCAAAAGCCGCCATACGCGCCGCCCTGGACCCGCACTTTTTCCCACAACCAGGTGGTGCGCAGGTATTTGGTGATGACTGAGACGGAGCCGTGCAGTTTGTAGCCCAGCTCGTACAAATTGGCCCCTTTGCCGACATAATTCACCTGGGCGGGGATGGTCAGCCCTTCGTGTTGGCGGCCGAAAGGGGGCGTCCAGGTGAGCAGCTTGCCCGGTTTGGCGGGAATGGCCGCCAGGAAATCGGCCAACTGCGGTTGGAAGCGGGCGTAATTGTCCGCGTCCAGGGTAACATTGACGATGAGGTTTTGCCGATTGACCAACAGTTGGCGCACCGTTTCCAGCTTTGCCAGCACAGAGGGCCAATCCTTCTCCACTTCTTCGGCCAGTTGGCGCAGCAGGAACAGGTAACTGATGCCACCCATCTGCTCGTCTACCCAGGAAGATTCATCCAGATGGGCGCGGAGACGGCCGTTAACCACCGAATGCCCCGATGGAACCAGCCCAGCCTCGCTGCGCGCTTTGCCTTCCAACACAATCTGGCGGAAGCGGGCCTGGTTGTCCAGCTTCACCGTCAACAGCATGTCGCGCAAGATGTTCAACATCTCTTGGGCCTGGGTGACGGTCGCTTTGGCGCGCAGGAACAACCAGGCCATGCTGCCCTGGCGGTCGGCCAGCGCCGAGGTAACATGCGTGGGATAGACGCCACCTGTTTTGCGGCCAATACGCTGCGACATCTTGACAAAATCTTCCGTTTCTGTGCCCAATTTCACCAGCGTCTGCCCAAACAAGCGCACATAGGGCAGCAAATCGGCGGGCACGGCTTTCATGTTCAAGCCCACATCAAAGTAGACAATACCGTTGGTGAAAAGGTCATGGTAGACCACTTCGCTGCCTTGCAGCGCGGCTACTTCGATGGGGATGCGCTTGTTTTCTTTTTCCAGGTCGGCCAGGGTAAGCACTGGAATCGCCGCCAACGCTTCCGGCGAATCAGGGGCTTCCTGACGAGCTTTTAACTCCTGGGTATTGGTGATGATCGCCTGCAATTCCGCCTGACTCAACGCAGCGCGCACGGCCGTCAGGCGGGCTTTTTCCGCCTCTTCCTGCTGTTGGCGCAGTCCGGTGTCCGGCTCCAGCAGCAGGGTAACGCGGTGTGGGTTTTGCAGCAGGTACACGCGGATGAAGTCCTGGAGGTAGGTGGGGTTGTTGGCGAGATTGGCTTTAACGGCCGTCATCGCTCCTTCATATTTAAGCGGGGCCAGGGGATCACGGCCGTAAGCCCAGGTCCCCAACGCGCGCATCATCAGGGCGATGCCGCGCGGAAAAGAGCCGGTATTGTTTTCACGCAGGCTAAATTCGATGCTGTTGACGGCCGCTTCCACCATGTCTGGCTCAAAGCCGTCGCGGACAATTTGGTTCAGCACTTCTTGCACCAGGGCTTCCACCTTGCCGGCGTCGGCTTTGTCTATGCCCTTCAGCCCGACAGAAAAGGTCATCTGGCGCAGGTAAGTGGAAAGGCCGCTGCCAGTGAGGTCCTCGCCCAGACCAGAATCAATCAGCGCCTTGCGCAGCGGCGATGCCTGTGTGCCCACCAGGGCGTAAGACAGCACATTCAACCCCCAGACAAGTTCTGGATCGGCCGCTTCCGGCAGCACCCAATTGATGTCTACCATCGCTTTTTTGGCGATGTCGGCGCCATCGTCCATGCTGTAGGGATAGGTGACGTATTTGGGCGCGGCAAAGGGGGCTTGCAAATCTACGCTGCCATTCACCTGGATGCGGTCAAAGTCGCGCAAATACGCATCCAACAACCGCAGCCGCTCTGTCTCGTCATCATCGCCATAGAAGAAGATGAGGGCGTTGGCAGGATGGTAGTAAGTGTCATGAAAATTCTTGAACTGCTCGTAAGTCAGGTCGGGAATCACCTCCGGGTTGCCGCCGGAATCGTGCTGGTAGGCGTTGTCCGGGAACAGTTCTTGCTTCACATAACGGAACAAGATATTGTCGGGCGAAGAATAAGCGCCTTTCATCTCGTTAAAGACGACCCCTTTGTAGGTCAGCGGCGCGTCCAGGCTTTCCAATTCATAATGCCAGCCTTCCTGCTGCAAGTGGTGGGGGTGATGAGCGGATAAAAGACGGCATCCAGGTAAACGTCTACCAGATTGTAGAAATCTTGCAGATTGGTGCTGGCGACCGGGTAAGAGGTGCGGTCGGCGCTGGTGAAAGCGTTGACGAAGGTGTAGAGCGAGCCTTTGAGCAGCTCCACAAATGGCTCTTTGACCTGATATTTGCGTGAACCGCCCAGCACGGAATGTTCCATGATGTGGGGCAGGCCGGTAGAATCGGCCGGCGGTGTGCGGAAATTAATGCCAAAGACTTTGTTTTCGTCGTCGTTGGCGAGGGAAAGCAGTTCCGCGCCCGTCTTTTGGTGACGATAGAGACGCGCCTGGGTGTTCAGTTCGGCGATGTGTTCTTCGCGCAGCAGTTCAAATCCGTGGGTGATCATGTGCTATTACCTCGCTGGAAATTTTGGGTATTGTAACCCTGATGAGCGGGCTGTGTCCAACCAGGACGGCCGTTATTCAGCAATTCCAATAATGAGCCTATCTCACCCCAGTGTGAACCAAAAGGGGCGAGACGGCATTGGTTGAAGTCAACGGCCGTTCACAAATCCAGAGTTATCTTCAATATCTTGTCTATTTGCGCCATCACGTCTGGCGGCAGACTGCCTCAATGCCTCCCAGTCGCTCTTGGCAAAAGATTCAGCGATGTCGTTTTGCAGCGCCTGATACGCAGCATCGCCGGACAGCGTGGCAAATTGACGATCAATTTCTTCTCGCTCTAGCCGGGCAATGAACTGCTCTAAAGCCGTAACAATGAGGGCATTGCGGTTCGGCGACTGGCCTGAGTCCACCAGGTTCTGGTTGCGTTGAAGCAGTTTTGCGGGAAACATCACGGTGGTACGGACCGTTCCACATTTGTCGAGCATACAAACCTCCATCATTTTTGATGTGGAATATGATGCGAGATGAATCAACTGTCAACGGCCGTCTAAAAAATTCTGCAATATCCGCTTACCATGCTCCGTCAAAATGCTCTCCGGGTGGAACTGTACACCCACCACCGGATATTCGCTGTGCTGCAAGGCCATCACCTCGCCCTCGCTGGTGAAAGCCGTCACCTTCAGGCAGTCCGGCAGCGGCTCCTCAACGATGAGCGAATGGTAGCGCGTGGCGTTAAACGGGCTGGGCACGCCAGAGAATAAGCCCTGACGATTATGGTACACCGGCGAAACCTTGCCGTGCATCAGGCGCGGCGCGCGCGTCACCTTGCCGCCATACACTTCGCCAATACACTGGTGGCCCAGGCAAACGCCCAAGACCGGCGTCGTCGGCCCCAACTCGCGGATCACATCGTTAGAAATGCCGCCATCCCCCGGATCGCCCGGCCCCGGGCTGATGACGATTTGCGTCGGCCGCAAGGCGCGGATCTCCTCCAGCGTCACCTGATCATTACGAAACACAGTTAACTCTGCCCCCAATTCCCCCAAATATTGCACCAGGTTGTAGGTAAACGAGTCGTAGTTATCAATCACCACAATCATGACAAAATCTCCAGAACTCAACTCACTCCAACTTCACAACAATCAAGGTAAACGTCGCCGCGCCACCGTTGGCTGTGCTGATTTCAATGGTGTATTCGGTGGTGCGCAGAGGCAGGACAAAAGCGGCCTCGGCCGAACCAGGGCCGGAGAAGTTGGCTTCGTTGGCGATACTGCCAGCCTCGAAAAACTTAAGCACGAGGTCGCTCTGGTCCAGCGGCTCGGCAAAAGCCACCACCGGCCGGCCGCCGTTGGATTGGACGGTATAACTTTTACTCTGTCCGGCAGTCAGGGTTTCGCCGCGATAATGGGTGGCTAAGGGGGTGTCGGTGGCTTCATCGAAGACATAGACGGCCGTTTCCCCCGCCCCACTGCCCTGATTAGCCACAATCAAGCTAAACAAGCCATCATTATCTGGTGAAAACACCAACACTTCCGGCCGCCCCGCCGGGCTGAAATTCGCTTCGGTCAACGGACGTGCGCCATCCGCGCTGGCCGCCACCGCCAGCGCCACATCCGCCTCGCCAGAAGCCTCGGCAAAGACAAACAACGGCTGGAATTTGCTGCCTTGAATGGTATAGCTCTTCGACGCGCCCGGCTCCAGCCGGCTCACATCTTGCTGCCCGGGACCAAACAGGCGCACGGCCGTACCAACCATCGCCGGTGTAGGCGGAACGGCCGTCGCCAGACCACCTGTAGCCGGCCGTTCGGTCGCCGTTGCCGGGGGGACGGCTGTCGCCGTCGCCGCTGCCGTCGCGGTGGCCGGAACGGCCGTATCTGTTGGCAGGGGAATGGCGGTGGGCAAAACGGCCGGCGACCCCTCCTGCGCCGCCGCCTGCGTTGGAATGGGCGTGGGAACGGCCGTTGCCGTCGGCGTGCCCGAAAAATTACACGCCAATGTCAGACCAACCAGGCTAAACAACGCCAACCAAACAACACTCTTTCTCGGCATCATACGCACCTCCAGAAAGCGAGAGCAAGAGAAAGAAACCCACTCTCGCTTTCGCTCTCGCTAAGGAACCACCAGCCCCATCATCCGTTTCATCTCGTCCACTTTTGGCTGCGAGACGGCCCGCGCCTGCGCGGCGCCAACCGCCATCAGCCGGTCCAATTCGGCCGGGTCTTGCATCAGTTGGTTATGGCGCTCGCGGATGGGAGCCAACATCTCAATGGTGACTTCAGCCACGCGCGTTTTCAGGTCGCCATAACCCCGGGCATCGGCAAAATCGGCGAGTACGGCCGTTTCCTCCTTGCCCGTCACCGCTTTATAGATGCCCAACAAATTGTTCACCCCTGCCTTCTCCGGGTCATTGGAAAAGACGATCTCGTTGCCCGAATCCGTCACCGCCCGCTTAAACGAACGCATGATCTCCTTCGGGTCGTCCAACAGGCGCACGGCGTGCCCCCGTTTATCGGCCAGACTTTTGGACATTTTGGCCGTGGGATCATCCAGGCCCATCACCCGCGCGCCAACCGCCGGGATAATCGGCTGCGGAATCACAAAAAACTCGCTCTCATACAGCGCGTTAAAACGCTGGGCGATGTCGCGCGCCAGCTCCACGTGCTGCTTCTGGTCTTCGCCCACCGGCACTTCATGGGCATCATAGAAGATGATGTCACCGGCCATCAGCACCGGATAATCCAGCAGCCCTGTCAACACGCTCTCCTGTTTGGCCGACTTGTCTTTGAACTGCGTCATGCGCTGTAACCAGCCCAGCGGCGTGACGCAGTTCAACAGCCAGCAGCCCTCGGCGTGGGCCGTCACGTGGCTTTGAATGAAAATGGTACTCTGATCAGGGTCCAGACCACAGGCCAACAGCATGGCGGCCATAGACCGCGTTTCGTAGCGCAGTTCACCCGGCTTCTGCGGCACTGTCAGACTGTGCAAATCCACAATGCAAAAGAAGTTTTCCTTCTCTGCCTGCCGCGCCACCCAGTTGCGGATGGCCCCTAAATAATTGCCCAAATGGGTGTTGCCCGTTGGTTGAATGCCACTAAATACTCGTTTTTTACTCATGTCGTCGTTTCCTAACCTGGTCAAGCCAGAACTTAAAAGGGTTATCAAAGATGACGCAGATTTCACAGATTGAAGCTGGTTGGCTGACAAATTTTATTTTCAAAGGCCGCAGAAACCGGTGACGATTTTATAGAATTCCTTGCTCTGCTTTGTCCACGGCCACAAAAAGCGCCTTTGCTTTATTGACACACTCTCGATACTCACTGGCCGGATCACTGTCGGCGACGATGCCAGCGCCGGCCTGCACGTGAACTGTGTCACCCTGCACCAGCATCGTGCGGATGGCAATACAGGTGTCCATGCTGCCATCATAACTGAAATAACCCACCGCGCCAGCGTACAAACCGCGCCGCTCACCCTCTAATTCTTCGATGATTGTCATCGCTTTGACCTTAGGCGCGCCGCTGACCGTGCCGGCCGGGAACGTGGCGCGCATCAGGTCAAAGGCGTCCATACCCGGCTTGATCTGTCCCTCGACGTGGCTGACCATGTGCATGACGTGGCTGTAACGCTCCACCACCATCAAATCACGCACCCGCACTGTGCCATATTCGCTGACGCGGCCGATGTCGTTGCGCCCCAAATCCACCAGCATGACGTGTTCGGCCCGCTCTTTGGGGTCGGCCAGCAGGTCGTCGGCCAGGGCGTTGTCGGCCTGGGGGGTTGCGCCGCGCCAACGGGTTCCGGCGATGGGGCGCACACTGGCGACGCCATCTTCCAGCCGCACGTGCATCTCCGGCGATGCGCCGACCACCTGTATGTCGAATTCGGGAAAGTTGAAAAAGAACATGTAGGGCGATGGGTTGAGCATCCGCAGCGCCCGGTAGATGGCGAAGGAGTCGGCGCTGGTATGACGGCTGAAGCGCTGGCTCAACACCACCTGGAAGATGTCGCCGGCGGCGATGTGTTCCTGGGCCTCAGCGACGATTTCTTCGTAGCGGGTCTGGCTCATGTTGGCTTCAATACGGCCGTTCCGCCCATTCCTCACCCCGTATCTTCGCTGTGGGATAGCCGGTAACGGCCGTAACAACTTCTCGCTCACCCGCGCAATGCGCTGTATGGCATCCACATAAGCCGCCTCCACGTCCGCGGCGACGTGGGCGTTGGCCAGAATAATCAGCCGGTGGCGGGCATGGTCGAAGACCACCAGAGTATCGGTCAGGAGGAAAATGGCGTCAGGGATGGGCAGGATGGGCACGGCCGTTTCCGGCAGCCGCTCGAAGTAACGCACCACATCATAGCCCAAATAACCAACCGCCCCGCCCTGAAAACGGGGCAGACCGGGCAAATCGGCCGGAGAGAATTGGCCCAACTCCGCCTTCAGCACGTCCAGGATGTCTTCGCCATCGGCCAACTCGTGTGCCGTATTCCGTATTCCGTGTTCTGTGCGCGGTTCACCGTGTATGGGATACGAATAACGGCTGACGGAACGGCCGTGCAGCGCCACCATCCCACGCGGATTCACCCCCACGAAGGAGTAACGCCCCACCTGCTCACCGCCCTCCACCGATTCCAGCAGAAACGACGGCCCTAGTTCGTCCAGCAGCTTGATATACACCGACACCGGCGTCTCCAAATCGGCCGCAAACTCCCGGTACACCGGAATCAAATTCGCCGCACCCGCCGCCAATTGGCGAAACTCAGCCAAAGTTGGCTGATACACATTTTGCACAACCATAATTCCTCCATTGAGAATAGCGAGAGCTAGAGCTAGAGCGAGAGGAAGAACTCTAGCTCTAGCTCTAGCTCTCGCTCTCGGCTTTCACCTTATCTCCGGCAAATGGGTCATCGCTTCTTCAATTGCCGCCTGCGGATAATCGTAATCTTGCAGTTGGCCTTTCATGTAGGCGTCATAAGAAGCCATATCAAAATGACCGTGCCCACAGAGGTTGAACACAATCACCTTTTTCTCGCCGCTCTCTTTGCATTTCAGCGCTTCTTCGATGGCGATGGCGATGGCGTGGGTGGGTTCCGGCGCGGGGATTATGCCTTCAGCGCGGGCGAAGGTCAGCGCGGCTTTGAAGGTGTCTAGCTGCTTCACCGAGCGGGCTTCCACATCGCCATTGTCTACCAGGGCGCTCACCTGGGGCGACATGCCATGATAGCGCAGACCGCCGGCGTGAATGTCCGGCGGCATGAAGGTGTGGCCCAAGGTGTGCATTTTGACGATGGGAGCCATCTGCGCCGTGTCGCCATAATCAAACGTATACCTGCCTTTGGTCAGGCTGGGCGATGCCGACGGTTCGGCGGCAATGACCCGCGTCGTTTTGCCGTTGGTGAAGTTCTGCTGCAAGAAGGGGAAGGCAAAACCACCAAAATTAGAGCCGCCGCCGGTGCAAGCGATGACCATATCCGGGTATTCGCCGGCCATTTCCAACTGCATCAGCACTTCCTGCCCAATCACCGTCTGGTGCAGCAGCACGTGATTGAGAACCGATCCCAGGCTGTATTTTTTCTGCCCGCCCGATTTAGCCGCTACTTCTACCGCTTCGGAGATGGCAATGCCCAGCGAACCGGGATTATTGGGGTCCTCGGCCAGGACGGAACGGCCGTAATCCGTGCGGTCGGTTGGGCTGGCATATACTTCCGCGCCATACCCCTCAATGACCATGCGGCGGTAAGGCTTCATGTTATACGACGTTTTGACCATGTACACTTCCAGGTCCATGCCAAAAAAGTTGCAGGCCATCGCCAACGCCGACCCCCACTGCCCGGCGCCGGTCTCGGTGGTCAGGGCCTTGACGCCTTCTTCTTTGTTGTAAAAAGCCTGGGGAACGGCCGTATTCGGCTTATGTGATCCCACCGGGCTGACGCCTTCATATTTGTAATAAATGTGCGCCGGGGTATCCAGCGCCTTCTCTAACCGATGGGCGCGGAAAAACGGGGTCGGCCGCCACAGCTTGTAAATCTCGCGCACCGGCTCCGGAATTTCAATATACCGTTCCGTGCTGATCTCCTGCATGATCAGCCCCATAGGGAACAACACGCTGAGAAAATCAGGCGTCACCGGTTCTTTCGTCTGCGGGTGCAGCACCGGCGCCGGCGGCACGGGCATGTCGGCATTGATGTTGTACCACGCCTGCGGCAGCTTGCTTTCGTCTAACAAAAATTTCGTCTGGTCGCTCATCTTTCTGCTCCTTTCGTTGATAGAAAATAAAAACGCTCTCGCCCAAGCAGATAATTTGCTCGGGACGAGAGCGCAAAATCTCCCGCGGTGCCACCCGGATTAAGCGGCCAATCTAACAAAAAACGCGCCGGTGAAAGCGCGTCGGGTGGTTAGAAAAGCCAGCTTCACTTGACATAGTCTACCAGTTTGCCGCTGAATGGGACGAACAAACCAGCTAACTACTTTGCCCAAATAACGGTGGCATTTCCGGTTCAGGCTAATAGCGCTGGCGTTCGCCTGAACAACTCCCCGGTCCATTCACCTGCTGCGCCGACGTTGGCCTTGCAGCTCCAGGGCCAACTCTCTAGGACTCGCTTTGCCGGTTACTACTCCGGATCATCGTTTTTTCCTGTTCAGTTGGGCAGATGTTAGCATGGAGGCAGGCGCGTGTCAAGCCGCTTTGTCACTTTGTGCCTTTGTCCCTTTGTGTTAAATTCCCGCCTAAGGAAGTGAAATCATGCCCAAAATCCTGTCGTTTTGCCTGCTTCTGCTGTTCCTTTTGCTCTCCGCCCTGGCCTGCAATCGCCGCGCTGACGCTGTGCCACCGGCCATGCCCACAATGGTCAGTACGGCCGTTTCTCCCACCGCTACGGCCGTTCCCCCACCAACCAGCCCATCCCCAAACCAGGCCGACTTGTTCCGCGCCGGTCTCGTCAGCGCCGCCCTCGATGGGCTGGACAGGCTAGACAGCGCGCCATTTTACCACCTGACCTTGACCATTGACCCTGTTGGCAGTACCGTTGTCGGTCAGCAGCTAATTCGCTACACGAATATCGAAGATGTTTCACTCGACGACATCTACCTCCATTTATTCCCCAATCTGCTGGGGGGGCGCA
This DNA window, taken from Candidatus Leptovillus gracilis, encodes the following:
- a CDS encoding aminodeoxychorismate/anthranilate synthase component II codes for the protein MIVVIDNYDSFTYNLVQYLGELGAELTVFRNDQVTLEEIRALRPTQIVISPGPGDPGDGGISNDVIRELGPTTPVLGVCLGHQCIGEVYGGKVTRAPRLMHGKVSPVYHNRQGLFSGVPSPFNATRYHSLIVEEPLPDCLKVTAFTSEGEVMALQHSEYPVVGVQFHPESILTEHGKRILQNFLDGR
- a CDS encoding transcriptional repressor, whose translation is MEDQLTRLSAALTAHGYRLTASRQAILAALVACGGHISADDLVERVHQDSPNVGRMTVYRTLDLLCQLNLIRPIYQGTGAAHFVLLHHGHHHHLICGACDKVIEFDDCVLAEIEKVVGQRFRFDVQGHLLEFYGLCEECRN
- the trpD gene encoding anthranilate phosphoribosyltransferase is translated as MPLKEAIAEVINGRHLAFNQAEEAMNVIMNGEATPAQIGSYLTALRMKGETVDEIAGSAQSMRAHVVAVAVPGLLPGEMVVDTCGTGGDGKHTFNISTTAAFVVAGAGVKVAKHGNRAASSQSGSADVLLALGGNLDLAPAQVAACIAEVGIGFLYAIHHHPAMRFAIGPRREMGQRTVFNLLGPLTNPAGATHQLIGVYSPALTEPLAAVLAKLGSQAAYVVHGADGLDELSTTGVNRVSYLRDGIVRTRELDPRDLGLARATMADLLGGAPQDNAQITYDILSGQDQGPRRDIVLLNAAAALSVADDNLMAGLEKARNSIANGRALAALQSWIKTTNSFL
- a CDS encoding CBS domain-containing protein, which encodes MMVQEWPRMWRREFAGYNRSTLQKDVLAGITVAAVALPLALAFGVASGADAAAGLVTAVLAGVVIGLLSGAPYQISGPTGAMSAVLIVLVSRYGLQGMWVAALLAGIMMTLLGIFRLGRVVALIPSPVISGFTSGIAIIIALGQLDNFLGIKTPAAENVIEKLRYYAENGIAPNPEAVFLALLVIATMVVWPRFKFGQRVPGSLVGIILATLIVVVAHWPVPVIGAVPRTILLENRLSLTEIPWSDLNNLIVPAMSIAALGAIESLLCGAVAGNMTGIRLNNNLELIAQGVGNMLIPLFGGVPATAAIARTSVNIKSGGVTRVVPILHGVVLLLAALLLAGIIRQVPLAALAGVLIVTAWRMNEWHTIRFYFSHRLRHAIIAFAITLVATVVLDLTQAILIGFGISTLIFMAQMSELQISRKPVEIERLSEAGQTLAPSGHNVAVYYLSGPLFFAAARRLLEFVESHDEPDATLILSIRGVPLIDATGMEVIRELIERQKHGGGDILLSSMDDRVRVLLERAGVLEELGPEHVFWSADKAIAALGVIVAVGEEVTAVSEPPIMESLMIAPFAEKMTKAPDADRPVDPLDQPVRDVMRTEVVAVSPDTPTAEIVALLLQKGYRSLPVVAENGHLLGIITDGDLLRRAGFSTRLDMLADISAADWLRQLADLPAQASTAANLMTAPVMTVAPTTPLRQAMELMVAHHLKRLPVVKANGRLAGWVSRVDILRVLEDFQPVEDTTPETRSGGTAIADLMYRDVPVVSPQATVEEIVQVLEQDRRRRAVVVDADRRVLGIITDG
- the trpC gene encoding indole-3-glycerol phosphate synthase TrpC gives rise to the protein MSVTNLAKRRGTILDEIMTFHRENLPKIMRETPLENVRAFANTAPPPNDFYAALRKPGVSLIAECKKASPSKGLLVAKYNPVQLARAYVQGGASAISVLTDGRHFQGSLEHLRDVRQSVGSQKIPVLRKDFIFHPYQVYEARAAGADAILLITAVLGENELRDLLHLAQQLGMSALVEVHTEAELEKALAVKPRIIGVNNRNLQTFEVDFANTARLRQRIPEDVVVVAESGIKTAVDVHAMRRIGVDAILVGETLVKSKDLVATVKHLVAAGS
- a CDS encoding CopG family transcriptional regulator, coding for MLDKCGTVRTTVMFPAKLLQRNQNLVDSGQSPNRNALIVTALEQFIARLEREEIDRQFATLSGDAAYQALQNDIAESFAKSDWEALRQSAARRDGANRQDIEDNSGFVNGR